Genomic window (Marmota flaviventris isolate mMarFla1 chromosome X, mMarFla1.hap1, whole genome shotgun sequence):
cctgagttcaatccccaggaccacgaaaaaaaaaaaaaaagattctatatTTATTGGGCTAGTGGTGTAGGtcaggggtagaacacttgcccagcatccATGAAGCCCTGGGCTCAACTCCCACAACCACAAAAAAAGTTAGGTAATTATTACAATCATATTCTTCAATATACATACTAGAAGAGAAATATAATAACCACCCCATCAACTAACTGTAGCTCACAGTGATCATTTGAGGGGACAGATAATCTTAAGATTCTGTTTCAATAATTGGAGAGATTTGAATATAGTCTGTGATAATGGCATTGCAACTATGTGGGAGCATGTCCttgtggcgggggtgggggggacacatGCTGAGGCATTTAGGGGTAAGTACATAAATGTTCACAACTGATTCTCAAATGGCTCATGGTGGAGAGGGGTTGgtccagagaaagagaaagcaaacatgaaaatattagCAATTAATGAATCTAGTCAAAAGGTAGGCTAGAGTTCGCTGTACTATTCTTGTACTTTTTTATAgactcagaatatttttaaaagatgttggAGAAAAAAGATAGCTCTTGATATGGTTATTCACAAAAGCCGACTTCTTCCTAAGAGAACAGAACCTACACataaaaacatcagaaattttctaaaatttcaatttaaaaagcactgtcaaaatcagaatatttttgtgtaaaatcttacaactaaaaacaaaatgcacTAAAAACACAATGCCTGTCTTAACTCCAACCAGTGAATGAACACATATTCTATACTGGTGCAAACCAGACTTCAATAatctgtaataaaaataataatacatgcaAGACAGAGAAGACACATGGAATGATAAATACTCAAGACTGGTAGGAAGCTTTTAAGGAACTCTTTAAGATTTCACGTTTGTTCTCCAATGTAAAGACAGCTCTAGATTTTTACAGCTGAAAAGCATCAGGGAGAAATACAATCTGATAGTTCAAGCCTCAATTTGTAGGTGATATAATGCAGGTCAGAGAAAATTATACCAGTGTGGAAGTGTACAAGTGTTTAAAAGCTGTTAAGTGCTTTTAAAGTCGACCTGGAACCCCTTCCTGTGACTTATGATCAGTATTAGATCAATGTCCCCTGGAAATGGCCTAGTTATTTCATGGAACTCTTTCCAATATAAATCAATTTTGTCTACAATTTTAAATCCTGGCAGTTCCAAAAAAGTTTGAAGGATTTCCAATTGTATTAGAGTAGGCTGAGTGTTTTTGTAAGTTTGTAGAATGATTCCCAAAATATACTTGATAAGGAAAAggctaatgagaaaaataaagcagacaaTGGGATCAACAAATAATGGAAAAGTTGAAAAATGACCATGTTACTCAGTAATCTTGCTTTGCCAAATGAAACCCCAAATTATTAGGTATCTTCTTCCCATATCTTAAAAGTGCTTCTGAAGCAAtacttccattcattcattcatgtattgaaatatttaagTAACTGTCTTGTCCAAGACATAAGTGGAGACTTCAAGGGCcatactaaaattttttttattagagcttaaTGGTGAATGGCCctgctaaaattttttttaatatttattttttagttgtagttggacacaatacctttatttgcttttatgtggtgctgaggatcgaacccagggcctcatgattgctaggcgagcacactaccactgagccacaacgccagccctgctaaaatttttaaaactatgtaacagggactggggatgtggctcaagcagtagcgctctcgcctggcatgcgtgcggttctatcctcagcaccacatacaaagatgttgtgtctgccgaaaaccaaaaatatttaaaaaaaaaaattctctctctctctctctctctctaaaaaaaaacaactatgtaACATTTTCCTTCTgtgatagcatttttttttcctggatatgaagaaagtgatttttttttccaagcctAAGAATGCAACTAAATTGAAAACAATCGTCCACATTTAACTCAATCTGAAATGTGAACTGTGAgcaaatatcttaattttacatTGGAGGGAAAATACAACCTAAGGAAGACAAAAATCCAAGTTTGCTCTTGGGACTCTGAACCATTAATCAATTAACTGTTGAGGTGGCCCTTTATTGGATCTTGCCCTTAATTAACAGGTTTATGCAGACTTAAGCTTGGGTTTCAAAAACCATTAATAATTACCCTTAAATggcaaacaaaaggaaaatttcatAATCAGGGTGGTGTGTCTTGAAAGACTATAAAAGTCACAGGATCCTTCCCAACTCTTCACGCATCTCTGATTCTTCTAGCAGCTGCACAGTCAGGCGACCAGGTTAGTGTGATTTTAGTCCCATCTAGAGCTCCTTCTGCTTACAGGAATACTTTGCTTCCTTTAAGAATGGTGTTCAAGTAAGTAAGCTGGAGAGAAAGTGGGTTTTGCCATCTAAGGATATTACCAGTAACTTAGAGGCTAGAAGCTATGGTCAGAGATTCTTCAAGACTGCAGCCTAGAGCACAGACCGTGGACATGAGAGGGGAATGTTAttaattactaagaaaaatgttTATCTCCAGAGATCATTTCCTAACAAATGTATTCTAAGAACAGACATTTAACATACTATCTAAGTTTGttttatgcagtgctggggatcaaaaacAGGGCCTTGTACccatttatatttcaaaagcaTTTAAACTTGTGCTAATTTCCGTTATGCACTTAAATTTGcaagtattttaccactgagctacatccctagctctaagattattattttttgagagagagagagagagcgtgcgCGCGAGCCAgccttttttttatgtggtgctgagaatcgaacccgggtcccgcccgtgctaggcaagcgctctaccgctgagccacaatcccagcccaaagattatttttaaaatccattgacaggggctagggttgtggctcagtggtagagcacttgcctggcagacgtgaggcattgggttcaatcctcagtaccacataaaaataagtatataagataaaagtattgtgtccatctacaactaacatgtatttaaaaaaaaactgatgattACTAGTGCCATTCCCATATTCCCACCCTgaccctctcttctcctctctttcttcttattcTCCCATCTGGGCCAAGGAAAAGCCCCAGTAGAACTAAAATTCTGCTGATAACACTCAGCATAAAACtccatttgaattttttggtAAGTTAATTTCCTTCCAAATTTCCAGGACTCCAAAATGAGTTGTAAAAAGTCTCCCGAAGAACTAAAgagcatttttgaaaaatatgcagCCAAAGAAGGTGATCCGGACCAACTGTCGAAGGATGAACTGAAGCTATTGATTCAGACTGAATTCCCTACTCTGCTCAAAGTGAGTACAGGTCTACAGAGCTGTTGAATGATCTTCAGATGGTGGGAGGGGCggaggaggaaaaggagcccAGTGCAGGCACTTTCCCTAAAGTCAGGCAAACTCCCTGAAAACAGGGGCCCAGCCTTCTACCCCTCCCACAGCCTCAGCACAGAACTCTCTATGGTAAATGGCTTTGGCCAAGCTATGCCTGCAAGACCCACAAGTCACCATGCAGATCCACTAAGGCCTTCAGCCTGGTTTCAGCACCTCTGTGCCAGGCTTTAGGAAAACAAAGAGGACtgcaaaataatatttactgGCCTGGAatgtgcttcattttttttttaatgtagtgcccTCAACAAAACCAACACTTCCTTGGGAATGTGTTAAGAAAACCCAGCTTCAGGCTGACAAATTGCCCTGTGGGCAcccatttatatttcaaaaccaTTTAAATTTATGCTAATTTGTGTTATGTGCTTAAATTTGTGTTAATGAGGCAACCATGCACTCACTTCTAAACAACTTTCTAGAAAGGACTAAATTTCTTTGGCCATCAAGTTTCATATCAAAACCATCCCAGAGTCAACAAAATCATAATGTGTCCAGAGGTGGTGGGGGGGCCTGATTCTCTTTATACTTTCTTTGCCTTTgttagagaaaaaatatttatgacacTTGTTAAAGATAGTAAGGCAGttattggggggtggggggaggggaacaATCAGGATAAGTATGGGGATTACCATGGGGTCTTGCAATGGAGAGAGACCAGTTCAACTTGGGACTCCAACAAGGACAGATGGGGGTTTATAACCAAGTTTTGCAGGGTGGAATCAGCAGGTGGAAAATACTAGTGAAACAACAAGGATAAAGTGACCTGACAGGATTTTTGCTAAAGGCAGGCCAAGTTAAAAAGATAACCAGGGCAATCAGATCCCAAGGGCTAAGGATTTTCCCTAAATTGACTTAGCAGGTTTCTTGCTCAAACTGGATTCCCAGAGAGGAAAGCACAACACCAGGCCCAGTCAAGCAGAAGACTCAAGGAAGGCTAAGATTTGGTTAGGGACATAGTTTTTATCTTTGTCACTTTGCAACTAAACATGACTGTGCAGCAGTTACAGCCAATTCAGAAGAAAGTATTTGTTTCAAGTACCCCTGCTTTCTAGGTTTTAACCAGAAATGTCCCCTTCTGCCACTATGGCATTTGGAAAGATTTCTGTTTgtaatactaaaaagaaaaaaaaaactgctgaatTCAACAACATTATAATCTGATGTTTCCTCATTTTCTTAGAGTTGAAATATAAAgtaacttgtgtgtgtgtgtgtgtgtgtgtgtgtatgcgcatgCACGCGCAAGCTCATGCATGTGTgttgctggaaattgaacccagggcctggtgcatgctaagcAGGGACTCTAaccttgagccacacccccaactcctaaaaataacttttttggtGTGGTGATAGGCATCAAACCCACGGTCTTGTGcacactaagcaagtgctctgccactgagctacatactcagccctaaaataacctttaaaaacAGTTAAAAGCACTAGCAAGAAAAAATGATTcttaattaaaagaacaaaaagaaaaataacaatctAACAGGAAAACCCAGGCAACTAAACGAGTCATTTTAAAAGGTAAGactcaccaggcacagtggcccatgtctataataccagctactctagcagctgaggcaggaggatcacaagtttgaggccaacttagcaagaatctgtctcaaaataaaaacttaaaagggttggggatgtggctcaagggtagaaTGTTCCAAAGTTTGATTCCCAGTAgcacaaagaggaaaaaaggtaAGACtagtgaatttttctttattttatgtatttcctaCAAAAAGTACATAAGACtattataatttagaaaaagatAGGAAGATTAATAGTAAGTTTTGAAAGTCTGCTTACATATACCTGAttatatttactaagattttCCAGCTGTACGCTGTATTATTATCAACTTATATGGTTTGGAATTTAGTAAATGCTTTGCATTTATAAAGCAGATGTTGAATAACTAAAGAGTTTGGCCTTGTGATTCCCCAAAGGGTCAAGTGTCTTTGTAGGACTCTTAAGGATTAAAATATACCCTGCCTGGAGAGATCTGTTGTATAGCAAAGTAAATAAACTCAGCACTACTGACCtgtccatttaaaaatagttaataagGTAAATTAAATGTTGTTTATTTTAACCACTATTTTGTGTATACATACCTATAGATATAGAGAGACAGCCAATGTCATTTGAAGTTGACACAAACTTAACAGTTATTTCAATAGGCTTTCTAAGTATTATTTGGCCACAAATAGACTCCCACCTAAAATTCCAAGTAGTAAATGGTTTTAAGATTTGAGCTTTATGGCAGAGACAAAAAAAAGTAAGTCTGCTTAGGATACAGGAATACCAGTAGTCACAAAGCCTGAACATAAGCTCATGGGGCATCTCAAGCAGTAGTTCTCAAGCCTGGtcctggaccagcagcatcagcccCACCTAGGGACCTGTTGAAAATACAGATGTTAGGCCTTCCACAGGGCTAGTGAATGATAAACTCTGACCCCCATGAAGCTAGCCATCCATCTGTGCCTACTAAGGTCAGGAAGCCCATCAGGCAACTCTGATGCATGCTAAAGCATGAGAACTAGTAATCCAAAGTCATCTTGGATAATCCAGAGGTGTGCTGCTGCCCAGGGTTTGGGAAAATCTCAGGTGGTGGCTCCTTACAGTGTTGGGCTCTGGGGTCAATGTCTGAAGCCCAAGCCCTCTGCTAACTACTGTGAATGCTGGAGCAAATTAGCAGCTGTCTCTGAACCTCAGGTTCCTCACCTATAAAGTAGGTCTCCCCTATAGAGTGGCTGAGAGGATAACACAGGCTACTAAAAGCCTCACTTGACCCAGAGGCAATATGGGCCAGCTAGTCCTCACTGCCTGCTGCCTCTGGTTATATGGCAACCACAGGCTTAGAGCCAGAGACAAAACCAGCTCCCAGGAAAAGCTTGAAGCAGAGGTCCTCAAATGTTTGTGGGTCAGGGGTAGTCTGGTAAAGCCCATGGACCCCTTTTCTGAGGAATATTTTTGGGGCACAAAGAAAATGTCATaagatcacatttttttaaagtacataaaatacacattattctattaaatattaaatgtgatacagttaaaaaaaagaaaggtactgTGACATGGACCAACCTAAAGCTGGTTTTTCCACACCTAACCATCAATAGCACATGACTGGAAACTCAGGCAGCCTTCTTGAAAAGAACACTCAGTCTCGCTAATTTCAGAGAATGTGTAGCAGTATCTGATTCATCTCCCCCCCCAACATGTCTTCCTTTTTGTCTAAAACCAGGGTTCAAGCACTATCGACAACCTCTTTAAAGAGCTAGACAAGAATGGAGATGGAGAAGTTAGTTTCGAAGAATTCCAAGTGTTAGTAAAAAAGATATCCCAATGAAGGAGCAAACAAAACAGCATCCTGAGCCCTGAACGAAGAGCACCTGGTTCTAACTCACATGGAATCCTCAGATTTCCGGTTGAATTCTTCACAATTATAATGATCTGGCTGTGAGATCCACTTATTGTCAATAAAGAAATTCTTAGACATGTCTCCCCTCTTTGAGTACTGACTCTCTTCACTgagtatatttaaaattactttaaattccTGACTCAtctgattttaagatttttaaaaatggggctggagatggggctagtggtagagcatttgcttagcatatgcaaaGTCCAACAccatacaaaaaaagagagagaccccAAATAACTATGAGAGTACACCCAAGACCACAAAGATGGTGTCAGGGACTTGAAAAGAATCCTGGAGTGTCAAAGCAAGGCCATCACTCCACTTTTCCAGAAGAATAACTCAGTTCCTTGTTTTCTCCCCCCAACTACTCAGTCCTGGCGTCATTTCCAATTTCAACCCTTATTTCATGTTATTCAATAACCAGTGAGGAACAGACTTCAAAAGCAGACACTTGTCTTTAAGTCACCTCCCAGCACTCACTGTGCCTTTTGAAGGAATGACCCTCGAGGGAACAGAAGGAACACAGGACCAAGAGTCAGTCGCTCTGCTCCTAACTGAGGGGTGGCCTCAGGTCTACCGGCCTAACATCTTGGTTCTAGAAAACAACATTCTGAACAatgtttttcaatcttttttatttttaactcatgcTGGGAGCCAAAATTGCCAAGCTTTACTTTCTGTAGAACACATCAGAATGCTATGGAACCATTTCCCcttcaaaatgtagaaaatagTAATAATGAATGTTTTTCAACTGTATAAGCCCTTCAAAAGATCGCTGTATTATCCTACCCTAAACTGAGACTCCAGGGGTTTTCTTTTTAACCTAATGAACTTAAGTGTATACTGGGTGTGTCAGTCAAGGTGGCTGCTGTCatttacacacactcacacacatacagcCCCAGTAGCTTAAAGACCCTCAAAGGCAGCCAGTGGAGCAAAAGCCCAGGCTCCCATCCCCatccaagtttaaggccagcctgggcaaacttaatgagaccctgtctcaaaataaaattttaaaagggctgtggatgtagctcagtggtagagcacttgtcttgtaGGTGCAAGGACCCGAGTTCAATCTCCTGtgcagaaattttaagaaaaaaaaaagggggggggggaatactCGTTCCCTTAAGAATTATCAggtccagcggctcaggaggctgaggctggaggatcacaagttcaaaaccagcctcagcaacttagtgaggcatttagcaattcagtgagaccctatctctacataaaatacaaaaaaaaaaaacagggctgaggatgtggctcagtggttgagcacccctgggttcaatcctcagtaccaaaaaaaaaatgatcaggcATTTGAGATTTAGCTCAGTTGCAGAGCATAAGGCCCCGAATTTGGTCTTTGGACTCAACCCTGAAAAAAAGAAGTATTAGTCTAGCCAGGTGTGACTCATGACGCACACCCATattcccagtggttcaggagggcaaggcagaaggattgcaaattcaacaccagctcagcaactcagtgaggcccaaagaacttaatgagaccctgtctcaaaagaaaaaataaaaatactggggatgtggctcagtggttaagcacccctggattcaatctccagtaccaaaaaataaaaataaaaaagtaccaATGTCTTCTTAGTTTGTTATGAGACTGAGAGACTGAGATCACCAGGGTGTGGATATTATAAACTGTCTTTGCAGCATCTATGGGGTCTCTATGTTTTGTTCAGTCAATATGTGTTAATTGATTCAATTCCCACAATAACACAGTATCCAGTCATGATTGATTATTCTCTAATGCTGTTAAATTAGCCACtctaatattttaagattttacagCTTCATTCCTAACCAACATTAGTCAATAGTCTGAATGCTTATTATTTGCTGCCTGTGCTTCATTAGGTGTGTAGTATCCAGGGCACTCTAGCTTCCCATTTTAGCCTATGGTAAAGGTATCATTTAGCCCCTTCTGAGTAGCATTTCACCTGGGATTTGTAAGAAGCACCAGAGGGGAGTACACAAGGAAGAGGCAGCAGTGGCTATTCAAAAGAAAATACCCCAAATAAGcacattgtgtccatgtacataCACACTGTGTCTTGGATGGAAATCCAGGTGTGAGGAATGC
Coding sequences:
- the S100g gene encoding protein S100-G; its protein translation is MSCKKSPEELKSIFEKYAAKEGDPDQLSKDELKLLIQTEFPTLLKGSSTIDNLFKELDKNGDGEVSFEEFQVLVKKISQ